In Cicer arietinum cultivar CDC Frontier isolate Library 1 chromosome 1, Cicar.CDCFrontier_v2.0, whole genome shotgun sequence, one DNA window encodes the following:
- the LOC101490841 gene encoding uncharacterized protein, giving the protein MDLFAAEHVAPFPDTGDLLFAAGLLSNHHNPQKLRPIRSLPPPPGYVVHAELPHKNLDTLEPSIHPLHPNGSGSGHSQLPRVHESRLVRFSIPSFFLIAYLFWVVLAKFNLTQYIVWYKDLFNLPLPPSNHRFNSVFTSPQNPHAADSFFFYHTMDLFAAEHVAPFPDTGDLLFAAGLLSNHHNPQKLRPIRSLPPPPGYVVHAELPHKNLDTLEPSIHPLHPNGSGSGHSQLPRVHESSSSLDDEDDVENSSGSTKEFGSRKRRKKTARKIEDFVENLVKKVMEKQEQMHNELMEMIDKKEKERIQREEAWRREEMERIKKDEEARARERSRNLALISFLQKLSGHEIPIPQPAEESRKTEENETEVNNRKDFNSDPSNNRWPDVEVQALISVRTSLEHRFGLTGSSKGSIWEEISEALHGLGYNRSAKKCKEKWENINKYYKRTVGSGKKRPLNSKTCPYFDELDNLYRNGTLSIGNALSNTNSVSKNEEKEQCEI; this is encoded by the exons ATGGACCTCTTCGCCGCTGAACACGTCGCTCCATTTCCCGACACCGGTGACCTTCTCTTCGCCGCCGGTCTCCTCTCCAACCACCACAATCCCCAAAAACTCCGCCCCATCAGGTCCCTCCCACCTCCCCCCGGTTACGTCGTCCATGCTGAGCTACCTCACAAGAACCTCGACACTCTAGAACCTTCCATCCACCCACTTCACCCGAATGGATCCGGGTCGGGTCATTCCCAACTGCCTCGCGTACACGAATCCAGGTTAGTTCGTTTCTCTATtccctcattttttttaatcgcTTA TTTGTTTTGGGTAGTATTAGCAAAGTTTAATTTAACGCAATATATAGTGTGGTACAAAGATTTATTTAACTTACCCTTACCACCCAGTAACCACCGTTTCAATTCCGTTTTCACCTCTCCCCAAAACCCTCACGCAGCcgactctttttttttttaccataccATGGACCTCTTCGCCGCTGAACACGTCGCTCCATTTCCCGACACCGGTGACCTTCTCTTCGCCGCCGGTCTCCTCTCCAACCACCACAATCCCCAAAAACTCCGCCCCATCAGGTCCCTCCCACCTCCCCCCGGTTACGTCGTCCATGCTGAGCTACCTCACAAGAACCTCGACACTCTAGAACCTTCCATCCACCCACTTCACCCGAATGGATCCGGGTCGGGTCATTCCCAACTGCCTCGCGTACACGAATCCAG CTCCTCGTtggatgatgaagatgatgttGAAAATTCATCTGGAAGCACTAAAGAATTCGGCTCcagaaaaagaaggaaaaagacaGCGAGAAAGATTGAAGATTTTGTAGAAAATTTGGTAAAAAAGGTGATGGAAAAGCAAGAGCAGATGCATAACGAATTGATGGAAATGATAGAcaagaaggaaaaggaaagaatACAGAGAGAAGAGGCTTGGAGGCGCGAGGAGATGGAAAGAATTAAGAAGGACGAAGAAGCTAGAGCTCGAGAAAGGTCTCGTAATTTAGCCCTCATATCGTTCCTTCAGAAACTATCGGGTCATGAAATTCCGATTCCTCAACCAGCAGAAGAAAGCAGAAAAACAGAAGAGAATGAAACCGAGGTGAAcaacagaaaagatttcaacAGTGATCCAAGTAATAATAGATGGCCAGATGTGGAAGTACAAGCACTCATATCAGTAAGAACTTCATTGGAACACAGGTTTGGTCTAACGGGATCATCGAAAGGATCAATATGGGAGGAGATATCTGAAGCACTGCATGGCTTGGGATACAATCGTTCGGCGAAGAAGTGTAAGGAGAAATGGGAAAACATCAACAAGTACTATAAGAGGACGGTGGGGAGCGGCAAGAAACGGCCTCTAAATAGTAAAACTTGCCCTTACTTTGATGAATTGGACAATCTGTATAGAAATGGGACCTTAAGCATTGGAAATGCATTGAGCAATACCAACAGTGTTTCTAAGAATGAAGAAAAGGAGCAGTGTGAAATTTGA
- the LOC101491381 gene encoding nudix hydrolase 2-like isoform X2 codes for MILKSLPKLSLVFSSINNSRYLANATQRFISSRRTTTIITTPTSRVKIRVKTPVPIRSMSTSPILPQTASEITAEDQVQQVKLLTSTDDHYGGVIVELDQPMDSTTFVSILRASIIHWKQLGKKGVWIKLPIHLVSLAEALVKEGFWYHHAEPKYLMLVYWIPESPNTIPPNATHRVGIGSFVMNEKHEVLVVRENSGLFQGTGVWKFPTGVVDQGEDIYVAAVREVKEETGVDSEFLEVLAFRQSHNSFFEKSDLFFLCMLRPLSSDIQMQNSEIEDAQWMPFVEYAAQPFIQKSDILKYMNDICLAKIDGRYSGYAPISTSSNFSEQQYYLYVNAGDLKRSNS; via the exons ATGATACTCAAGTCGCTGCCAAAGCTCTCACTTGTCTTCTCTTCAATCAACAATTCTCGTTATCTTGCAAATGCTACTCAACGTTTTATATCTTCACGGAGAACCACAACAATTATTACAACACCCACTTCAAGAG TTAAGATTCGAGTGAAAACCCCAGTTCCTATTCGATCCATGTCAACCTCACCAATTTTACCACAGACTGCATCAGAAATAACTGCAGAAGATCAAGTTCAACAGGTTAAACTACTAACATCAACTGATGATCATTACGGTGGTGTTATTGTGGAACTGGATCAACCTATGGATTCTACAACGTTTGTCTCAATTCTTAGAGCTTCAATTATACACTGGAAACAGCTG GGCAAGAAGGGAGTTTGGATAAAATTACCTATCCATCTTGTCAGTCTTGCTGAAGCTTTAGTTAAG GAAGGTTTTTGGTATCACCATGCAGAACCAAAATATTTAATGCTTGTGTATTGGATTCCTGAAAGTCCAAATACTATTCCTCCAAATGCCACACACAGGGTGGGCATTGGTTCATTTGTCATGAATGAAAAACATGAG GTACTAGTTGTTCGAGAAAATAGTGGACTTTTTCAAGGAACCGGAGTCTGGAAATTCCCTACTGGAGTTGTTGATCAG GGAGAAGATATTTATGTAGCAGCAGTAAGAGAGGTCAAAGAAGAGACAGGA gTTGATTCAGAATTTCTGGAAGTATTAGCATTCAG ACAAAGTCATAATTCATTCTTTGAGAAGTCAGATTTATTCTTTTTGTGTATGTTGCGGCCCCTTTCTTCTGACATCCAAATGCAGAACTCAGAGATAGAGGATGCACAG TGGATGCCATTTGTGGAATACGCAGCTCAACCATTCATCCAGAAGAGTGATATTTTGAAGTACATGAACGATATTTGTTTGGCTAAAATTGACGGGCGATATTCTGGATATGCTCCTATATCTACGTCGTCAAACTTCTCCGAGCAGCAGTATTATTTGTACGTGAATGCTGGAGATTTGAAAAGGTCCAATTCTTGA
- the LOC101491381 gene encoding nudix hydrolase 2-like isoform X1: protein MILKSLPKLSLVFSSINNSRYLANATQRFISSRRTTTIITTPTSRVVKIRVKTPVPIRSMSTSPILPQTASEITAEDQVQQVKLLTSTDDHYGGVIVELDQPMDSTTFVSILRASIIHWKQLGKKGVWIKLPIHLVSLAEALVKEGFWYHHAEPKYLMLVYWIPESPNTIPPNATHRVGIGSFVMNEKHEVLVVRENSGLFQGTGVWKFPTGVVDQGEDIYVAAVREVKEETGVDSEFLEVLAFRQSHNSFFEKSDLFFLCMLRPLSSDIQMQNSEIEDAQWMPFVEYAAQPFIQKSDILKYMNDICLAKIDGRYSGYAPISTSSNFSEQQYYLYVNAGDLKRSNS, encoded by the exons ATGATACTCAAGTCGCTGCCAAAGCTCTCACTTGTCTTCTCTTCAATCAACAATTCTCGTTATCTTGCAAATGCTACTCAACGTTTTATATCTTCACGGAGAACCACAACAATTATTACAACACCCACTTCAAGAG TAGTTAAGATTCGAGTGAAAACCCCAGTTCCTATTCGATCCATGTCAACCTCACCAATTTTACCACAGACTGCATCAGAAATAACTGCAGAAGATCAAGTTCAACAGGTTAAACTACTAACATCAACTGATGATCATTACGGTGGTGTTATTGTGGAACTGGATCAACCTATGGATTCTACAACGTTTGTCTCAATTCTTAGAGCTTCAATTATACACTGGAAACAGCTG GGCAAGAAGGGAGTTTGGATAAAATTACCTATCCATCTTGTCAGTCTTGCTGAAGCTTTAGTTAAG GAAGGTTTTTGGTATCACCATGCAGAACCAAAATATTTAATGCTTGTGTATTGGATTCCTGAAAGTCCAAATACTATTCCTCCAAATGCCACACACAGGGTGGGCATTGGTTCATTTGTCATGAATGAAAAACATGAG GTACTAGTTGTTCGAGAAAATAGTGGACTTTTTCAAGGAACCGGAGTCTGGAAATTCCCTACTGGAGTTGTTGATCAG GGAGAAGATATTTATGTAGCAGCAGTAAGAGAGGTCAAAGAAGAGACAGGA gTTGATTCAGAATTTCTGGAAGTATTAGCATTCAG ACAAAGTCATAATTCATTCTTTGAGAAGTCAGATTTATTCTTTTTGTGTATGTTGCGGCCCCTTTCTTCTGACATCCAAATGCAGAACTCAGAGATAGAGGATGCACAG TGGATGCCATTTGTGGAATACGCAGCTCAACCATTCATCCAGAAGAGTGATATTTTGAAGTACATGAACGATATTTGTTTGGCTAAAATTGACGGGCGATATTCTGGATATGCTCCTATATCTACGTCGTCAAACTTCTCCGAGCAGCAGTATTATTTGTACGTGAATGCTGGAGATTTGAAAAGGTCCAATTCTTGA
- the LOC101491381 gene encoding nudix hydrolase 2-like isoform X3, giving the protein MILKSLPKLSLVFSSINNSRYLANATQRFISSRRTTTIITTPTSRVVKIRVKTPVPIRSMSTSPILPQTASEITAEDQVQQVKLLTSTDDHYGGVIVELDQPMDSTTFVSILRASIIHWKQLEGFWYHHAEPKYLMLVYWIPESPNTIPPNATHRVGIGSFVMNEKHEVLVVRENSGLFQGTGVWKFPTGVVDQGEDIYVAAVREVKEETGVDSEFLEVLAFRQSHNSFFEKSDLFFLCMLRPLSSDIQMQNSEIEDAQWMPFVEYAAQPFIQKSDILKYMNDICLAKIDGRYSGYAPISTSSNFSEQQYYLYVNAGDLKRSNS; this is encoded by the exons ATGATACTCAAGTCGCTGCCAAAGCTCTCACTTGTCTTCTCTTCAATCAACAATTCTCGTTATCTTGCAAATGCTACTCAACGTTTTATATCTTCACGGAGAACCACAACAATTATTACAACACCCACTTCAAGAG TAGTTAAGATTCGAGTGAAAACCCCAGTTCCTATTCGATCCATGTCAACCTCACCAATTTTACCACAGACTGCATCAGAAATAACTGCAGAAGATCAAGTTCAACAGGTTAAACTACTAACATCAACTGATGATCATTACGGTGGTGTTATTGTGGAACTGGATCAACCTATGGATTCTACAACGTTTGTCTCAATTCTTAGAGCTTCAATTATACACTGGAAACAGCTG GAAGGTTTTTGGTATCACCATGCAGAACCAAAATATTTAATGCTTGTGTATTGGATTCCTGAAAGTCCAAATACTATTCCTCCAAATGCCACACACAGGGTGGGCATTGGTTCATTTGTCATGAATGAAAAACATGAG GTACTAGTTGTTCGAGAAAATAGTGGACTTTTTCAAGGAACCGGAGTCTGGAAATTCCCTACTGGAGTTGTTGATCAG GGAGAAGATATTTATGTAGCAGCAGTAAGAGAGGTCAAAGAAGAGACAGGA gTTGATTCAGAATTTCTGGAAGTATTAGCATTCAG ACAAAGTCATAATTCATTCTTTGAGAAGTCAGATTTATTCTTTTTGTGTATGTTGCGGCCCCTTTCTTCTGACATCCAAATGCAGAACTCAGAGATAGAGGATGCACAG TGGATGCCATTTGTGGAATACGCAGCTCAACCATTCATCCAGAAGAGTGATATTTTGAAGTACATGAACGATATTTGTTTGGCTAAAATTGACGGGCGATATTCTGGATATGCTCCTATATCTACGTCGTCAAACTTCTCCGAGCAGCAGTATTATTTGTACGTGAATGCTGGAGATTTGAAAAGGTCCAATTCTTGA
- the LOC101490518 gene encoding nuclear transcription factor Y subunit B-3-like, with product MAESDNESGGGQTVCREQDRFLPIANVSRIMKKALPANAKISKEAKETVQECVSEFISFITGEASDKCQKEKRKTINGDDLLWAMTTLGFEDYVDPLKIYLHKYRDMEGDKTSIIGRTDHRDDGNVAAVVSSSMIIMMGHNIYGSGTGSPSSRRTHR from the coding sequence ATGGCTGAATCAGACAATGAGTCAGGAGGAGGTCAAACAGTGTGCAGAGAGCAAGACAGGTTTCTTCCAATAGCAAACGTGAGTAGGATCATGAAGAAAGCTTTACCAGCAAACGCAAAGATCTCAAAGGAAGCAAAAGAAACAGTACAAGAGTGTGTTTCAGAGTTTATAAGTTTCATAACAGGGGAAGCTTCTGATAAGTGTCAGAAAGAGAAGAGGAAGACAATCAACGGTGATGATCTTCTTTGGGCTATGACAACCCTTGGATTTGAAGATTATGTTGACCCACTCAAGATTTATCTTCATAAGTATAGGGACATGGAAGGGGATAAGACTTCTATTATTGGAAGGACTGATCATAGAGATGATGGGAATGTTGCTGCTGTTGTTTCATCTTCTATGATCATCATGATGGGACATAACATCTATGGATCTGGAACTGGATCACCATCTTCTCGAAGGACTCATAGAtag